Proteins encoded in a region of the Orcinus orca chromosome X, mOrcOrc1.1, whole genome shotgun sequence genome:
- the EIF2S3 gene encoding eukaryotic translation initiation factor 2 subunit 3 isoform X2, with amino-acid sequence MAGGEAGVTLGQPHLSRQDLNTLDVTKLTPLSHEVISRQATINIGTIGHVAHGKSTVVKAISGVHTVRFKNELERNITIKLGYANAKIYKLDDPSCPRPECYRSCGSSTPDEFPTDIPGTKGNFKLVRHVSFVDCPGHDILMATMLNGAAVMDAALLLIAGNESCPQPQTSEHLAAIEIMKLKHILILQNKIDLVKESQAKEQYEQILAFVQGTVAEGAPIIPISAQLKYNIEVVCEYIVKKIPVPPRDFTSEPRLIVIRSFDVNKPGCEVDDLKGGVAGGSILKGVLKVGQEIEVRPGIVSKDSEGKLMCKPIFSKIVSLFAEHNDLQYAAPGGLIGVGTKIDPTLCRADRMVGQVLGAVGALPEIFTELEISYFLLRRLLGVRTEGDKKAAKVQKLSKNEVLMVNIGSLSTGGRVSAVKADLGKIVLTNPVCTEVGEKIALSRRVEKHWRLIGWGQIRRGVTIKPTVDDD; translated from the exons GATGTTACCAAGTTGACGCCACTTTCACATGAAGTTATCAGCAGACAGGCCACAATTAATATAG GTACAATTGGTCATGTAGCTCATGGGAAGTCTACGGTTGTAAAAGCTATTTCTGGAGTTCACACTGTCAGGTTCAAAAATGAACTAGAAAGAAATATTACAATCAAACTTGGCTATGCTAATGCTAAG ATTTATAAACTTGACGACCCAAGTTGTCCTCGGCCAGAATGTTACAGATCCTGTGGAAGTAGTACACCCGATGAGTTTCCTACAGATATTCCAGGGACCAAAGGGAACTTCAAATTAGTCAG ACATGTTTCCTTTGTTGACTGTCCTGGCCACGATATTTTGATGGCTACTATGCTGAATGGTGCCGCAGTGATGGATGCAGCTCTTCTGTTGATAG CTGGTAATGAGTCTTGTCCTCAGCCCCAGACTTCTGAACACCTGGCTGCTATAGAAATCATGAAACTGAAGCATATTTTgattctacaaaataaaattgatttggtAAAAGAAAGCCAGGCTAAAGAACAGTATGAACAGATCCTTGCATTTGTACAAG GTACAGTAGCAGAAGGAGCTCCTATTATTCCAATTTCTGCTCAGCTAAAATACAACATTGAAGTTGTCTGTGAGTACATAGTAAAGAAAATTCCAGTACCCCCAAGAGACTTTACTTCAGAACCCCGACTTATTG ttattaGATCCTTTGATGTCAACAAACCTGGCTGTGAAGTTGATGACCTTAAGGGGGGTGTAGCTGGTGGTAGTATTCTAAAAGGAGTATTAAAG gTGGGCCAGGAGATAGAAGTCAGACCTGGTATTGTTTCCAAAGACAGTGAAGGAAAGCTCATGTGTAAACCCATCTTTTCCAAAATTGTATCACTTTTCGCAGAGCATAATGATCTTCAGTATGCTGCTCCAGGAGGTCTTATTG GAGTTGGAACGAAAATTGACCCCACTTTGTGCCGAGCTGACAGAATGGTGGGGCAGGTACTTGGTGCAGTTGGAGCTTTACCTGAGATCTTCACAGAACTGGAAATTTCCTATTTCCTGCTTAGACGGCTTCTAGGTGTACGCACTGAAGGAGACAAGAAAGCAGCAAAA GTGCAAAAGCTGTCTAAGAATGAAGTGCTTATGGTGAACATAGGATCCCTGTCGACAGGAGGAAGAGTTAGTGCAGTCAAGGCTGATTTGGGCAAAATTGTTTTGACTAATCCTGTGTGCACAGAAGTAGGAGAAAAAATTGCACTTAGCCGAAGAGTTGAGAAACACTGGCG